From Streptomyces chrestomyceticus JCM 4735, one genomic window encodes:
- a CDS encoding alkaline phosphatase family protein: MAYAVPAWPEPEPLDLAGAPVPAYGTGSLADLLPAVTAGQGLTLPGAAGPGMDLDPADRVCVFLVDGLGWELLRAHPDEAPFLTSLLDSSFNRTGRPVTAGFPATTAASLASVGTGLPPGEHGLAGYTCLNPDTGELMNQLRWHPWTDPYAWQPYPTVFRQAHAAGIHTCQVSAPNFERTPLTEIALSGGTFHGRLAGEERMDLAAEQLAAGDRSLVYTYYAEVDGAGHRYGVDSDAWRGQLMYVDRLAQRLAEQLPPRSALYVTADHGMIDIPFGPDHRIDFDEDWELRAGVRLLGGEGRARHLYAHPGAAGDVLAVWREVVGEHMWVAGRDEAVAAGWFGPRVDDRVRARIGDVVVAAHADMVIVASETEPRESAMVGMHGSMTPAEQLVPLLEVRT; encoded by the coding sequence ATGGCGTACGCCGTCCCCGCCTGGCCGGAACCGGAACCCCTCGACCTGGCCGGCGCGCCGGTGCCCGCGTACGGCACCGGCTCGCTCGCCGACCTGCTGCCCGCCGTCACCGCGGGCCAGGGCCTGACCCTGCCCGGCGCCGCGGGCCCCGGCATGGACCTGGACCCCGCCGACCGGGTCTGCGTCTTCCTCGTCGACGGTCTCGGCTGGGAGCTGCTGCGCGCCCACCCGGACGAGGCGCCGTTCCTGACGTCCCTGCTGGACAGCTCGTTCAACCGCACCGGCCGTCCGGTCACCGCCGGCTTCCCGGCCACCACCGCCGCCTCGCTGGCCTCCGTCGGCACCGGGCTGCCGCCGGGCGAGCACGGCCTGGCCGGCTACACCTGTCTGAACCCGGACACCGGCGAGTTGATGAACCAGCTTCGCTGGCACCCGTGGACCGACCCGTACGCCTGGCAGCCGTACCCGACCGTCTTCCGGCAGGCGCACGCCGCCGGCATCCACACCTGCCAGGTCTCCGCGCCGAACTTCGAACGCACCCCGCTCACCGAGATCGCGCTCAGCGGCGGCACGTTCCACGGCCGGCTCGCCGGTGAGGAGCGGATGGACCTGGCGGCCGAACAGCTCGCCGCCGGCGACCGCTCGCTGGTCTACACGTACTACGCCGAGGTGGACGGCGCGGGGCACCGCTACGGCGTCGACTCCGACGCCTGGCGCGGCCAGCTCATGTACGTCGACCGCCTCGCCCAGCGCCTCGCCGAGCAGTTGCCGCCGCGCAGCGCCCTGTACGTCACCGCCGACCACGGCATGATCGACATCCCGTTCGGCCCGGACCACCGCATCGACTTCGACGAGGACTGGGAACTGCGGGCGGGCGTGCGGCTGCTGGGCGGCGAGGGGCGCGCGCGGCATCTGTACGCGCACCCCGGCGCCGCCGGTGACGTGCTCGCGGTATGGCGCGAGGTGGTCGGGGAACATATGTGGGTGGCGGGCCGGGACGAGGCCGTCGCCGCCGGGTGGTTCGGCCCCCGGGTCGACGACCGGGTCCGGGCCCGCATCGGTGACGTCGTCGTCGCCGCGCACGCCGACATGGTGATCGTGGCGAGCGAGACGGAGCCGCGCGAGTCCGCGATGGTCGGGATGCACGGCTCGATGACGCCGGCCGAACAGCTCGTACCGCTCCTCGAAGTCCGCACCTGA
- a CDS encoding DUF5998 family protein: MAKTGTTTQGLRAAIERSGYYPALVAEAVQAAVGGEPVVSYLVHQETTFDANEVRRHVTVLVLTGTRFIVSHTDEQSADDTSPSPYATTSTESVKLGRISSVVLSRVVANPESYTPGRLPREVVLTIGWGAVARLDLEPATCGDPNCEADHGYTGSSTADDLSLRVSEAGDGPDTVRQTLAFAQALSEATAATTR, from the coding sequence ATGGCTAAGACCGGTACGACGACCCAAGGGCTGCGCGCGGCGATCGAGCGCAGCGGCTATTACCCGGCCCTGGTGGCCGAGGCGGTGCAGGCCGCGGTCGGCGGCGAGCCGGTGGTGTCGTACTTGGTCCACCAGGAGACGACCTTCGACGCCAACGAGGTCCGCCGCCATGTCACGGTCCTGGTCCTGACCGGCACCCGCTTCATCGTCAGCCACACCGACGAGCAGTCCGCCGACGACACCTCCCCGTCGCCGTACGCGACGACCTCCACCGAGTCCGTGAAGCTGGGCCGGATCTCCTCGGTCGTCCTCAGCCGGGTGGTCGCCAACCCCGAGTCGTACACCCCGGGCCGGCTGCCCCGCGAGGTCGTCCTGACCATCGGCTGGGGCGCCGTCGCCCGTCTGGACCTGGAGCCCGCCACCTGCGGCGACCCCAACTGCGAGGCCGACCACGGCTACACCGGCTCCTCGACGGCCGACGACCTGTCGCTGCGGGTCAGCGAGGCCGGCGACGGCCCGGACACCGTGCGGCAGACCCTCGCGTTCGCCCAGGCCCTGTCCGAAGCCACCGCGGCCACCACCCGCTGA
- a CDS encoding bifunctional GNAT family N-acetyltransferase/acetate--CoA ligase family protein, translated as MQSPSDSVYPAHWEADVVLRDGGTARIRPITPDDAQRLVSFYEQVSDESKYYRFFAPYPRLSDRDVHRFTHHDYVDRVGLAATVGGEFIATVRYDRIDDRGRPAKEPGADQAEVAFLVQDAHQGRGVASALLEHVAAVARERGIRRFAAEVLPANTKMIKVFTDAGYTQQRTFEDGVVRLEFDLEPTEQSMAVMRGREQRAEARSVQRLLAPGSVAVIGTGRAPGGVGRSVLRNLLDSGYPGRVYAVNRAFPEGGARLDPEGVPGHRSVPEIPEPVDLAVLAVPAAQVPDVVRDCGEHGVRGLVILSSGYAESGPEGRERQRALLRQARSYGMRLIGPNAFGLINTAPDVRLNASLAPQMPGAGRIGLFTQSGAIGIALLSGLHRRGPGDGSIAGISTFLSAGNRADLSGNDLLQYWYDDPATDVAILYLESIGDPRKFMRLARRTAAVKPVVVAKGARHTGTAPLGHTVPTVRIPDSTVSALMRQAGVIRVDTVTELIDAGLLLASQPLPAGPRVAILGNSESLALLTYDACLTEGLRPLRPHVLAAAATPEDFRTALSAALANGLCDAVVVTAIPWVGEEGVASPGEGADLAAALREAASSAAPAKPVTVVHLAMDALADALAAPPPSEAPAPQRGSAPQPSEATPPQPGPTPPPSAPATSAPAPAPLIPAFPAAERAVRSLAQAVRYAKWRRDAADPGRVPEYEDIEEAAAGADIDRLLDELARHADITRSVPLPAEDAHALLARYGIPVRPAHPAPDPDTAVRAAARLGYPVALKTTAPHLRHRPDLGGVRLDLTGEAELRRAYAELTDFLGKPEELRPVVQPMVPRGVDTVVRAAIDPAAGAVLSFGLAGAPSQLLGDTAHRLIPATDRDVAEQIRSIRTAPLLFGWRGSQPVDTAALEDLLLRVSRLVDDHPEVVGVDLEPVVVAAHGLAVLDATVRLARPPVTTDLGPRRMPAY; from the coding sequence ATGCAGAGCCCGTCGGACAGCGTCTACCCGGCCCACTGGGAAGCCGATGTCGTGCTGCGCGACGGCGGCACCGCGCGCATCCGTCCCATCACCCCCGACGACGCGCAGCGCCTGGTCTCGTTCTACGAACAGGTCTCGGACGAGTCGAAGTACTACCGCTTCTTCGCGCCCTACCCGCGCCTGTCCGACCGCGACGTGCACCGCTTCACCCACCACGACTACGTCGACCGGGTGGGCCTGGCCGCCACCGTGGGCGGCGAGTTCATCGCCACGGTCCGCTACGACCGCATCGACGACCGCGGCCGCCCCGCCAAGGAGCCGGGCGCCGACCAGGCCGAGGTCGCCTTCCTCGTGCAGGACGCCCACCAGGGCCGCGGGGTGGCCTCCGCCCTCCTGGAGCACGTCGCCGCGGTCGCCCGGGAGCGCGGCATCCGCCGGTTCGCGGCCGAGGTGCTGCCCGCCAACACCAAAATGATCAAGGTCTTCACGGACGCCGGGTACACCCAGCAGCGCACCTTCGAAGACGGCGTGGTGCGCCTGGAGTTCGACCTGGAGCCCACCGAGCAGTCCATGGCCGTCATGCGCGGCCGCGAGCAGCGCGCCGAGGCCCGTTCCGTGCAGCGCCTGCTGGCACCCGGCTCGGTCGCCGTCATCGGCACCGGCCGCGCCCCCGGCGGCGTCGGCCGCTCCGTCCTGCGCAACCTCCTCGACTCCGGCTACCCGGGCCGGGTGTACGCGGTCAACCGCGCCTTCCCCGAGGGCGGCGCCCGCCTCGACCCCGAAGGCGTGCCCGGCCACCGCTCGGTGCCCGAGATCCCCGAGCCCGTGGACCTCGCGGTGCTCGCCGTCCCCGCCGCCCAGGTCCCCGACGTGGTCCGCGACTGCGGCGAGCACGGCGTACGCGGCCTGGTGATCCTCTCCTCCGGGTACGCCGAGTCCGGCCCCGAGGGGCGCGAGCGGCAGCGCGCCCTGCTGCGCCAGGCCCGCTCGTACGGCATGCGGCTCATCGGGCCGAACGCCTTCGGCCTGATCAACACCGCGCCGGACGTCCGGCTGAACGCCTCCCTCGCCCCCCAGATGCCCGGCGCCGGGCGCATCGGCCTGTTCACACAGTCCGGTGCGATCGGCATCGCCCTGCTCAGCGGACTGCACCGGCGCGGTCCCGGCGACGGCTCGATCGCCGGCATCTCCACCTTCCTGTCGGCCGGCAACCGCGCCGACCTCTCCGGCAACGACCTGCTCCAGTACTGGTACGACGACCCCGCCACCGACGTCGCGATCCTCTACCTGGAGTCCATCGGCGACCCGCGCAAGTTCATGCGGCTCGCCCGCCGTACGGCCGCCGTCAAGCCCGTCGTCGTCGCCAAGGGCGCCCGCCACACCGGCACCGCGCCGCTCGGCCACACCGTCCCCACGGTCCGTATCCCCGACAGCACGGTCTCCGCCCTGATGCGCCAGGCCGGCGTGATCCGCGTCGACACGGTCACCGAGCTGATCGACGCCGGGCTGCTGCTCGCCTCCCAGCCGCTGCCCGCCGGCCCGCGCGTCGCCATCCTGGGCAACAGCGAGTCGCTCGCCCTGCTGACGTACGACGCCTGCCTCACCGAAGGACTGCGTCCGCTGCGTCCGCACGTCCTCGCCGCCGCTGCCACTCCCGAGGACTTCCGTACGGCGCTGTCCGCGGCTCTGGCCAACGGGCTCTGCGACGCCGTCGTCGTCACGGCCATCCCCTGGGTGGGGGAGGAGGGTGTGGCCTCCCCGGGCGAGGGCGCCGACCTCGCCGCGGCGCTGCGCGAAGCGGCCTCGTCCGCCGCGCCCGCCAAGCCGGTCACCGTCGTCCACCTGGCCATGGACGCCCTCGCCGACGCGCTGGCGGCGCCGCCGCCGTCCGAGGCCCCCGCCCCGCAGCGCGGCAGCGCCCCGCAGCCGTCCGAGGCCACCCCTCCACAGCCCGGCCCCACCCCGCCGCCCTCCGCCCCAGCCACCTCCGCCCCCGCTCCCGCCCCTCTCATCCCCGCCTTCCCCGCCGCCGAGCGCGCCGTCCGGTCGCTCGCCCAGGCGGTGCGGTACGCGAAATGGCGCCGGGACGCCGCCGACCCGGGCCGGGTGCCCGAGTACGAGGACATCGAGGAGGCCGCCGCCGGCGCCGACATCGACCGGCTGCTCGACGAGCTGGCCCGGCACGCCGACATCACCCGCTCCGTCCCGCTGCCGGCCGAGGACGCCCACGCCCTGCTGGCCCGGTACGGCATCCCCGTCCGCCCGGCCCACCCGGCCCCCGACCCGGACACCGCCGTACGGGCCGCCGCCCGCCTGGGCTACCCGGTCGCCCTGAAGACCACCGCACCGCACCTGCGGCACCGCCCCGACCTCGGCGGCGTCCGCCTCGACCTGACCGGCGAGGCGGAGCTGCGCCGCGCCTACGCCGAGCTGACCGACTTCCTCGGCAAGCCCGAGGAGCTGCGCCCGGTCGTCCAGCCGATGGTGCCGCGCGGCGTCGACACGGTCGTCCGCGCCGCCATCGACCCGGCCGCCGGCGCCGTCCTGTCCTTCGGCCTGGCCGGCGCCCCCTCGCAGCTCCTCGGCGACACGGCACACCGCCTCATCCCGGCGACCGACCGCGACGTCGCCGAACAGATACGGTCCATCCGCACGGCTCCGCTGCTGTTCGGCTGGCGCGGCAGCCAGCCGGTGGACACCGCCGCCCTGGAGGACCTGCTGCTGCGGGTCTCCCGGCTGGTCGACGACCACCCCGAGGTCGTCGGCGTCGACCTGGAGCCGGTCGTCGTCGCGGCACACGGCCTGGCCGTCCTGGACGCCACGGTCCGCCTGGCCCGTCCGCCGGTCACCACCGACCTGGGCCCGCGCCGGATGCCCGCCTACTGA
- a CDS encoding HPr family phosphocarrier protein, with protein MAERRVNVGWAEGLHARPASIFVRAATAAGVPVTIAKADGNPVNAASMLAVLGLGAQGGEEIVLASDAEGADAALDRLAKLVAEGLEELPETV; from the coding sequence ATGGCTGAGCGCCGCGTCAATGTCGGTTGGGCCGAGGGTCTGCACGCCCGCCCCGCCTCGATCTTCGTCCGTGCGGCCACCGCCGCCGGGGTTCCCGTGACGATCGCGAAGGCCGACGGCAACCCGGTCAACGCGGCCTCCATGCTGGCCGTGCTGGGCCTGGGGGCCCAGGGTGGCGAGGAGATCGTGCTGGCCTCCGACGCCGAGGGCGCCGACGCCGCGCTCGACCGTCTCGCGAAGCTGGTCGCCGAGGGCCTCGAGGAGCTCCCGGAGACCGTCTGA
- a CDS encoding GntR family transcriptional regulator produces MRGPLSAHVVCTAIRDDIVSGVLPPGSRLIEEMLAGRYGVSRVPVREALRTLQSEGFVVIRHHAGACVAEPTEREAADTLDVRALLEPLGAARAAARRTAAHIKVLRGVVRLGRERARHGHCAELRQLDGWFHETLAQASGSTGLAALLTQVRRKIDWMYVVEPPARDERSWEEHGAVLDAVGRGDAERARALMAAHIERSRPAYRLRPVVPGPAVRDSKQTVNTARERN; encoded by the coding sequence ATGCGAGGTCCCCTTTCCGCGCATGTGGTGTGCACGGCGATCCGCGACGACATCGTATCCGGCGTCCTCCCGCCGGGCAGCCGCCTGATCGAGGAAATGCTGGCCGGCCGTTACGGGGTCTCCCGCGTTCCCGTACGCGAGGCGCTGCGCACGCTGCAGTCGGAGGGCTTCGTCGTCATCCGGCACCACGCGGGTGCCTGTGTGGCCGAGCCGACGGAGCGGGAAGCGGCCGACACCCTGGACGTCCGGGCGCTGCTGGAGCCGCTCGGCGCCGCGCGCGCCGCGGCCCGCCGCACCGCGGCGCACATCAAGGTGCTGCGCGGTGTCGTACGGCTGGGCCGTGAGCGCGCCCGGCACGGCCACTGCGCCGAGCTGCGCCAACTCGACGGCTGGTTCCACGAGACGCTCGCCCAGGCGTCCGGCAGTACGGGCCTGGCGGCGCTGCTCACCCAGGTGCGGCGCAAGATCGACTGGATGTACGTGGTCGAGCCCCCGGCCCGCGACGAGCGCTCCTGGGAGGAGCACGGGGCGGTGCTGGACGCGGTGGGCCGTGGGGACGCCGAACGGGCCCGCGCCCTGATGGCGGCGCACATCGAGCGCTCGCGCCCGGCGTACCGGCTGCGTCCGGTGGTTCCCGGGCCGGCGGTGAGGGATTCGAAACAGACCGTAAACACGGCGCGCGAACGGAATTAA
- a CDS encoding M23 family metallopeptidase, translated as MAFTRATGKHRGPSRSARTTRNLAGIATLAASGVIASVASPALAAGNPDDAGNHDTGLHHAVVLGDELAEQIEAQADAQQEAAEAAAAQAKAEAEARKQAEEAKRQAEAEAKKEREAKERAAREAERKRLLMYVAPIDGSYVSTSYKASSGLWSSGSHTGIDFHADSGTTVHAVGSGTVVEAGWGGAYGNNVVIKMNDGTYTQYGHLSSINVSVGQTVTPGQQIALSGNTGNTTGAHLHFEARTSPEYGSDMDPVAYLRSHGVNV; from the coding sequence ATGGCGTTCACCCGTGCCACCGGGAAGCACCGTGGTCCGAGCCGCAGCGCGCGGACGACCCGTAACCTCGCCGGCATAGCCACGCTCGCCGCGTCCGGCGTCATCGCCTCCGTCGCCTCCCCGGCCCTGGCGGCCGGCAACCCGGACGACGCGGGCAACCACGACACCGGCCTCCACCACGCCGTCGTCCTCGGCGACGAGCTCGCCGAGCAGATCGAGGCGCAGGCCGACGCGCAGCAGGAGGCCGCCGAGGCCGCCGCCGCGCAGGCCAAGGCCGAGGCCGAGGCGCGCAAACAGGCCGAGGAGGCCAAGCGCCAGGCCGAGGCCGAGGCCAAGAAGGAGCGCGAGGCCAAGGAGCGCGCCGCCCGCGAGGCCGAGCGCAAGCGCCTGCTCATGTACGTCGCGCCGATCGACGGCTCCTACGTCTCCACCAGTTACAAGGCGTCCAGCGGCCTGTGGTCCTCCGGCAGCCACACCGGCATCGACTTCCACGCCGACTCCGGGACCACCGTCCACGCCGTGGGCTCCGGCACCGTCGTCGAGGCCGGCTGGGGCGGCGCGTACGGGAACAACGTCGTCATCAAGATGAACGACGGCACCTACACCCAGTACGGCCACCTGTCGTCGATCAACGTCTCGGTCGGCCAGACCGTCACCCCGGGCCAGCAGATCGCCCTGTCGGGCAACACCGGCAACACCACCGGCGCGCACCTGCACTTCGAGGCCCGCACCTCGCCTGAGTACGGCTCGGACATGGACCCGGTCGCCTACCTGCGCTCGCACGGCGTGAACGTCTGA
- a CDS encoding M16 family metallopeptidase encodes MTFHPQPAGGDPKPWAFPAPERGRLPNGLTVLRSHRPGQQVVAVEIDIVAPLEAEPAGLDGVATIMARALSEGTDKHDAEEFAAELERCGATLDAHADHPGVRVSLEVPASRLDKALGLLADALRAPAFPDGEVERLVANRLDEIPHELANPARRAAMALSKELFPADSRMSRPRQGTEETVARIDAAAVRAFYEAHVRPATATAVVVGDFIGVDLDAALTETLGAWTGSPAEPVKASPITADDTGRVVIVDRPGAVQTQLLIGRIGADRHDRVWPAQVLGTYCLGGTLTSRLDRVLREEKGYTYGVRSFGQVLRSSADGDGAAMLAISGSVDTASTGPALDDLWKVLRTLAAEGLTDAERDVAVQNLVGVAPLKYETAAAVAGTLADQVEQQLPDDYQARLYERLARTGTVEATAAVVNAFPVDRLVTVLVGDAAEIEEPVKALGIGEVTVVKG; translated from the coding sequence ATGACCTTCCACCCGCAGCCGGCCGGCGGCGACCCCAAGCCGTGGGCCTTCCCGGCCCCCGAGCGCGGCCGGCTCCCCAACGGGCTCACGGTCCTGCGCAGCCACCGTCCGGGCCAGCAGGTCGTCGCCGTCGAGATCGACATCGTCGCGCCCCTGGAGGCCGAGCCGGCGGGCCTGGACGGCGTCGCCACGATCATGGCGCGCGCCCTGTCCGAGGGCACCGACAAGCACGACGCCGAGGAGTTCGCCGCCGAGCTGGAGCGCTGCGGCGCCACTCTGGACGCGCACGCCGACCACCCCGGCGTCCGGGTGTCCCTGGAGGTCCCGGCCTCCCGGCTGGACAAGGCGCTCGGCCTGCTCGCCGACGCCCTGCGCGCCCCCGCCTTCCCGGACGGCGAGGTCGAGCGCCTGGTGGCCAACCGCCTCGACGAGATCCCGCACGAGCTCGCCAACCCGGCCCGGCGTGCCGCGATGGCCCTGTCCAAGGAGCTGTTCCCGGCCGACTCGCGGATGTCGCGGCCGCGCCAGGGCACCGAGGAGACCGTCGCCCGTATCGACGCGGCGGCCGTGCGGGCCTTCTACGAGGCCCATGTACGCCCCGCCACGGCCACCGCGGTCGTCGTGGGCGACTTCATCGGCGTCGACCTGGACGCGGCCCTCACGGAGACCCTCGGCGCCTGGACGGGGTCGCCCGCCGAACCGGTGAAGGCCAGCCCGATCACCGCCGACGACACCGGCCGGGTCGTGATCGTCGACCGCCCCGGCGCCGTCCAGACCCAGTTGCTGATCGGCCGGATCGGCGCCGACCGGCACGACCGCGTCTGGCCCGCGCAGGTGCTCGGCACGTACTGCCTGGGTGGCACCCTCACCTCCCGCCTGGACCGGGTGCTGCGCGAGGAGAAGGGCTACACCTACGGGGTGCGCTCCTTCGGGCAGGTGCTGCGCTCCTCGGCCGACGGCGACGGCGCCGCGATGCTCGCCATCAGCGGCTCCGTGGACACCGCCTCCACCGGCCCGGCGCTGGATGACCTCTGGAAGGTGCTGCGCACCCTCGCGGCGGAGGGCCTGACGGACGCCGAGCGCGATGTGGCCGTACAGAACCTCGTCGGGGTCGCGCCGCTGAAGTACGAGACCGCCGCGGCTGTCGCCGGCACCCTCGCCGACCAGGTCGAGCAGCAGCTCCCCGACGACTACCAGGCCCGGCTGTACGAGCGGCTGGCGCGGACCGGCACGGTCGAGGCGACCGCCGCGGTCGTCAACGCCTTCCCGGTCGACCGTCTGGTGACGGTCCTGGTGGGCGACGCCGCCGAGATCGAGGAGCCGGTCAAGGCGCTCGGCATCGGAGAGGTGACGGTCGTCAAGGGCTGA
- a CDS encoding M16 family metallopeptidase, whose product MPMGHTATEQAGSGGLTATEHRLANGLRVVLSEDHLTPVAAVCLWYDVGSRHEVKGRTGLAHLFEHLMFQGSAQVSGNGHFELVQGAGGSLNGTTSFERTNYFETMPAHQLELALWLEADRMGSLLTALDEESLENQRDVVKNERRQRYDNVPYGTAFEKLTAMAYPEGHPYHHTPIGSMADLDAASLEDARAFFRTYYAPNNAVLSVVGDIDPEQTLAWVEKYFGSIPGHEGKQPPRDGSLPDVIGTELREVVEEDVPSRALMAAYRLPHDGTREADAADLALTVLGGGESSRLYNRLVRRDRTAVAAGFGLLRLAGAPSLGWLDVKTSGGVEVPDIERAVDEELARFADEGPSPEEMERAQAQLEREWLDRLATAAGRADELCRYAVLFGDPQLALSAVQRVLEITPQEVQEVAKARLRPDNRAVLVYEPTEPTAAEDNDEEAAQ is encoded by the coding sequence ATGCCCATGGGTCACACGGCCACAGAACAAGCCGGCTCCGGCGGCCTGACAGCGACCGAGCACCGGCTGGCCAACGGCCTGCGTGTGGTGCTCTCCGAGGATCACCTGACCCCGGTCGCCGCGGTCTGCCTCTGGTACGACGTCGGCTCGCGGCACGAGGTCAAGGGCCGTACGGGCCTGGCCCACCTCTTCGAGCACCTCATGTTCCAGGGCTCCGCCCAGGTCTCGGGCAACGGTCACTTCGAACTGGTCCAGGGCGCCGGCGGCTCCCTGAACGGCACCACCAGCTTCGAGCGCACCAACTACTTCGAGACCATGCCCGCCCACCAGCTCGAGCTCGCGCTGTGGCTGGAGGCCGACCGCATGGGCTCCCTGCTGACCGCGCTCGACGAGGAGTCCCTGGAGAACCAGCGCGACGTCGTCAAGAACGAGCGCCGGCAGCGCTACGACAACGTCCCCTACGGCACGGCCTTCGAGAAGCTGACGGCCATGGCCTACCCGGAGGGACACCCGTACCACCACACGCCCATCGGCTCGATGGCCGACCTGGACGCCGCCTCCCTGGAGGACGCGCGGGCCTTCTTCCGTACGTACTACGCGCCCAACAACGCGGTGCTGTCGGTCGTCGGCGACATCGACCCGGAGCAGACCCTCGCCTGGGTGGAGAAGTACTTCGGCTCGATCCCGGGCCACGAGGGCAAGCAGCCGCCGCGCGACGGCTCCCTCCCGGACGTCATCGGCACGGAGCTGCGCGAGGTCGTCGAGGAGGACGTCCCGTCCCGCGCCCTGATGGCCGCCTACCGCCTCCCGCACGACGGCACCCGTGAGGCCGACGCCGCCGACCTGGCACTGACGGTGCTCGGCGGCGGCGAGTCCTCGCGGCTGTACAACCGCCTGGTGCGCCGTGACCGTACGGCCGTCGCGGCGGGCTTCGGCCTGCTCCGGCTGGCCGGCGCCCCCTCGCTGGGCTGGCTGGACGTGAAGACCTCCGGCGGCGTCGAGGTGCCGGACATCGAGCGCGCCGTGGACGAGGAGCTGGCCCGCTTCGCCGACGAGGGCCCGAGCCCCGAGGAGATGGAGCGCGCGCAGGCCCAGCTTGAGCGCGAGTGGCTGGACCGGCTCGCCACGGCCGCCGGGCGCGCCGACGAACTGTGCCGTTACGCGGTTCTGTTCGGCGACCCGCAGCTCGCCCTGAGCGCCGTGCAGCGCGTCCTGGAGATCACCCCGCAGGAGGTGCAGGAGGTCGCCAAGGCCCGGCTGCGCCCCGACAACCGCGCGGTCCTCGTGTACGAGCCGACCGAGCCGACCGCCGCCGAGGACAACGACGAGGAGGCGGCCCAGTGA